The DNA sequence GTTTGGTATGTTGATGGAAGGCCTTTTAAAATAACCGAGCCTTCTTACGATGTGAGATGGAATCTTAAACCCGGAAGGCATGCTTTTCAGGTTTATATTCCTTTACGACAAGAATGTTCTGAAGTAGTTGAAATAAATGTAATTGGAGCAATTTAAGACAGTCTGCCATTACGGGACACTTCTCTATTACTCATAAACAAAAGTTAATTTATCCTTTTCTTTATCAATATCTACTTTCACATTTCCTCCTTTTTGAAGTTTTCCAAATAATATTTCATCTGCAAGCGCATCTTTAATTTCAGATTGAATAACTCTCGCTAAAGGACGAGCTCCAAATTTAGGATCATGTCCTTTTTTTGCAAGCCACAATATTGCATCCTGCGATAATTCAATATGGGCTTTTTTATCTGCGAGTTGATCTTTAAGCTCAGCAATAAATTTTCCCACAATTTTTTCCATTGTATTAGGGGATAACGAATTAAATGATATAATTGAATCTAATCTGTTTCTAAACTCCGGAGAAAAAAGCTGTTCTATAGCTTTTTTTCCTTTAGATTCAGAAATATTTTTTAAATCTCCAAATCCAATTGGAATTCCGGCTAATTCCCTTGCACCTGCATTGGATGTCATGATTAATATTACATTTCTAAAGTCAGCTTTTTTTCCATTATTATCAGTAAGCGTTGCATGATCCATTACTTGAAGCAATATATTAAACAAGTCCATATGTGCTTTTTCTATTTCGTCTAGAAGAAGAACACAGTAAGGATGTTTTCGTATTCCGTCAGTTAATAATCCTCCTTGCTCAAAACCTATATATCCAGGGGGTGCCCCTATCAATCTTGCAACAGCGTGTTTTTCCATGTATTCACTCATGTCAAAACGGATAAACTCGATTCCAAGTATAGCGGCAAGCTGTTTTGCAACTTCAGTTTTTCCAACCCCTGTTGGCCCCGTAAATAAAAAGGAACCAACAGGTTTTCCTGGTGCTGCAAGTCCTGCTCTTGATCTTTTTATTGAAGTCGTAACAGCTGAGATTGCTTCGTCTTGTCCATAAACTACTGACTTTAAGCCTGGTTCAAGGTCTTCGAGCTTAGTTTTATCAGACGCAGAAACGCTTTTTGTAGGGATTTTTGCCATTTTAGCAATTATTTTTTCAATGTCTGAAGGCTGAACAATTTTACGTTTAGGAGAACCAGAAATTTTAATAAAAGCACCTACTTCATCAATAACATCAATAGCTTTATCTGGAAGATATCTGTCATTTACATGCTTTGCTGAAAGTTCGACAGCCGATTTAAGGGATTTATCTGAATAAATTATTCCATGGAATTCTTCATACTTTGATTTTAAGCCTTTTAATATATTATATGCGTCTTTAATAGAAGGCTCTGCGATTTCAATTTTTTCAAAACGCCTTGATAAAGCTCTGTCTTTTTCAAAATGATTTTTAAATTCTTCGTAAGTTGTTGAACCAATACATCTCAATTCTCCAGTTGCAAGCGCTGGTTTAAGAATATTCGAAGCATCCATTGATCCGCTGCTTGTAGCTCCAGCTCCAACGATAGTGTGAATTTCATCTATAAACAAAATAGCATTTTTTTTCTTTTTTACAGCTAATATTATTGATTTTAATCTCCGCTCAAAATCTCCACGAAATTTTGTTCCAGCTAAAAGTCCACCCATATCAAGAGAATAGATGTGAACATCATTTAACATTTCAGGGACATTTTTGTTAAAAATCATTTGAGCAAGTCCTTCAGCTAAAGCTGTTTTTCCAACGCCAGGCTCTCCAACAAATACAGGATTATTTTTACGCCTTCTGCAAAGCACTTGAATAGTTCTTTCTAATTCATGATTACGACCTATTAAAGGATCAAGTTTTCCCTGTTCAGCTAATTCGTAAAGATCAATAGTAAATATTTTTAAAGGGTTAGATTTTTCTTTTTTATCAGTATCAGATTTATCATCAGAATCATCTTTGCCTTCTTTCAGTGGGAATTCAGTCATTCCATGG is a window from the Desulfobacterales bacterium genome containing:
- the clpA gene encoding ATP-dependent Clp protease ATP-binding subunit ClpA, whose translation is MLNKEVNTVLAFAVREAKKRRHEYICLEHVLFAILHDKLGIDIIEHCGGNIEKLKTRIGEFFQEKLESIPQENEYVLQQTLGFQRTIQRAVSQARSAEKKELSVGDVLAAIFLEEDSHAAYFLQSEGIERITVLNYVSHGMTEFPLKEGKDDSDDKSDTDKKEKSNPLKIFTIDLYELAEQGKLDPLIGRNHELERTIQVLCRRRKNNPVFVGEPGVGKTALAEGLAQMIFNKNVPEMLNDVHIYSLDMGGLLAGTKFRGDFERRLKSIILAVKKKKNAILFIDEIHTIVGAGATSSGSMDASNILKPALATGELRCIGSTTYEEFKNHFEKDRALSRRFEKIEIAEPSIKDAYNILKGLKSKYEEFHGIIYSDKSLKSAVELSAKHVNDRYLPDKAIDVIDEVGAFIKISGSPKRKIVQPSDIEKIIAKMAKIPTKSVSASDKTKLEDLEPGLKSVVYGQDEAISAVTTSIKRSRAGLAAPGKPVGSFLFTGPTGVGKTEVAKQLAAILGIEFIRFDMSEYMEKHAVARLIGAPPGYIGFEQGGLLTDGIRKHPYCVLLLDEIEKAHMDLFNILLQVMDHATLTDNNGKKADFRNVILIMTSNAGARELAGIPIGFGDLKNISESKGKKAIEQLFSPEFRNRLDSIISFNSLSPNTMEKIVGKFIAELKDQLADKKAHIELSQDAILWLAKKGHDPKFGARPLARVIQSEIKDALADEILFGKLQKGGNVKVDIDKEKDKLTFVYE